From one Pseudobdellovibrionaceae bacterium genomic stretch:
- a CDS encoding long-chain fatty acid--CoA ligase, producing the protein MERTITHCLLDALKRPETHVAVQFKSGQNWLRWSWRDFYREVESLAGFLHQKGIRRGDRIALFSSTRVEWLIADMAIMGLGAVTVPIYTSNREEDIEYILNDSQCKMILAENRELVSRFQNVAEQCPQVKEILVFTDHSSDEENITGWKEAIISGRRFAQEETDFLMAAIHGNRLNQLATIIYTSGTTGRPKGVVLTHTQIMSEVKDIFQMIGVDHRDGSLTFLPYAHILGRVEGWGALYAGFTLSFAENLEKLRKNLQEVRPTILIGVPRVFEKIYNGIRTQVEAHPLRHRLFNWAVGTGKRVSSSRLHRQPLSSLDLAQFVAAKQLVFAPLKEKLGGRLRFALSGGAPLSREIAEFFHAADILLLEGYGLTETTAAVTVNTPMAYCFGTVGKAFGDVEVKIAEDGEVLVKSQKVMTEYYNNHEATKAAFTEGGFFRTGDIGEFNDEGFLRITDRKKDLIKTAGGKYVAPQKLENLLKLNKYVSQVLIHGDRRKYIVALVTLNPENIEDFAQQYSVSYSDVPSLTQHPRVKELIRDAIADVNSQLSSFETIKNFAVLPHDFTVESGELTPSLKVRRRFCDEKFKDVLDRLYGVDGSVL; encoded by the coding sequence ACCAAAAAGGAATCCGCCGAGGCGATCGCATCGCTCTATTCTCCTCCACCCGAGTGGAATGGTTGATTGCCGATATGGCGATCATGGGTCTTGGTGCGGTGACCGTCCCCATTTACACCAGCAATCGAGAAGAAGACATTGAGTACATACTCAATGATTCCCAGTGCAAAATGATTCTGGCCGAAAATCGCGAGCTTGTCAGTCGCTTTCAGAATGTGGCCGAACAATGCCCTCAGGTTAAGGAGATTCTTGTCTTCACCGATCACAGCTCCGATGAGGAGAACATCACCGGGTGGAAGGAAGCCATCATTTCGGGTCGCAGATTTGCCCAGGAGGAGACTGATTTTTTGATGGCCGCCATTCATGGGAACCGACTGAATCAATTGGCCACAATCATCTACACATCGGGGACCACAGGTCGCCCCAAGGGTGTGGTTTTGACCCACACTCAGATCATGAGTGAGGTTAAGGACATCTTTCAAATGATTGGAGTCGATCATCGAGATGGTTCCTTAACATTTCTACCATATGCTCATATTTTGGGTAGGGTCGAAGGCTGGGGGGCTCTCTATGCCGGATTCACACTCAGTTTCGCTGAGAACCTGGAGAAGTTGCGAAAAAACCTCCAGGAGGTGCGCCCCACCATATTGATTGGCGTTCCTCGCGTTTTTGAGAAGATTTACAATGGCATTCGCACTCAGGTGGAAGCCCACCCTCTTCGCCACCGCTTGTTCAATTGGGCGGTCGGCACCGGAAAGCGAGTCAGTTCATCCAGACTTCATCGCCAGCCGCTGTCTTCTCTCGATTTGGCCCAGTTTGTGGCCGCCAAACAATTGGTTTTTGCTCCTCTCAAAGAAAAGCTGGGAGGACGGCTTCGCTTTGCTCTGTCCGGTGGCGCACCCTTGAGCCGCGAAATCGCCGAGTTCTTCCACGCCGCAGACATACTGTTGCTCGAAGGGTACGGACTTACGGAAACAACAGCGGCTGTCACGGTGAACACTCCTATGGCCTATTGTTTCGGCACCGTCGGCAAAGCCTTTGGGGATGTGGAAGTCAAAATTGCTGAGGATGGTGAGGTTTTGGTCAAAAGCCAAAAGGTCATGACCGAGTATTACAATAATCACGAAGCCACGAAGGCCGCCTTCACAGAAGGTGGGTTCTTTAGAACGGGAGATATCGGTGAGTTCAATGACGAGGGGTTTTTGCGCATCACCGATCGCAAGAAAGATCTCATCAAAACTGCTGGTGGAAAGTACGTTGCACCTCAAAAACTCGAGAACCTGTTGAAGTTAAATAAGTACGTCTCCCAGGTTTTGATCCACGGTGATCGCAGAAAGTACATTGTCGCACTTGTGACTCTGAATCCGGAGAACATTGAGGACTTTGCTCAACAGTATAGTGTTTCTTATAGTGATGTCCCAAGCCTAACCCAACACCCAAGGGTAAAAGAGCTCATCCGCGACGCCATCGCCGATGTGAACAGCCAGCTTTCCTCATTTGAAACCATTAAGAACTTCGCTGTGCTTCCCCATGACTTCACTGTGGAATCCGGGGAACTCACACCTAGTCTGAAAGTGCGCCGTCGCTTCTGCGATGAAAAATTCAAAGATGTTTTGGATCGACTCTATGGGGTTGACGGGAGCGTCTTGTAG